A stretch of DNA from Endozoicomonas sp. 8E:
TCTTATCTTTAACAGAAGGACTCTTGACTAATACTTTAAACCCTAAAGTTTCGTTGTTTTATATTTCTGTGTTCCCACAATTTTCAGGCTACTACGGTAGCAATATTGCAACGCTATATAGTCTTGTCACTATTCATGCTATCTTCGCTTTTTTATGGTTTTCCCTAATGACAATATTTGTATCGAAGAGTATTTCATTTACTAATTCACAAACCTCAAACTTTGTCATCCAGTTCAGTGTAGGGTGCATTCTGTCCGTTTTTTCATACAAAGTGTTAATTCTTGGAGTTTAGCATTAAGTCTTTAAAAATCAATGAGTTATATGCATTTTCTGACGTAAAAGCAATTTTGCAGGCCGATAGATACTCCCTTTCAATGGCCTTCATGTCACGTCTGAAATTCTGAAATGCTCTCTTGTCACTCGGTGAGCATGGTACCCTAAGAAATGGGCCAAATGGGGAAATAAGCTTTCCATGCCTTTTACCGTTCTGAAATAACCAGCCTTGGTCGACTTTCTTTGAGACCAGTGCGCCGATCTCTTTACAACTGCTGAACTTTCGCATTATCAACATCCTTGAAGGCAGGTGCATTCATACACCTGCCATATTCATTTACTTACTTTTTTGGAACTTCCTGTATTCTTAGCTGCAGCAGACTGTGCACGAGAAGCAAAACTGCCACTGGAAACCTTTCCACCATTTGCTTTAGCTTCACTGCTCTGGATGCGTGCCGCTGCACTGGGTGTCATAGGAGCACTGGTCTTGGACTTATTAGCCATGAGATAACCCTCAAGCGTTCTACACAACCCACCGTAGGTTGCGTTTCGAGTCTCGCTTTGGAGACAAGGTTGAGGTTACGAAAGAAGCGGGGAGTTGGCGGCAGCGTGGGTGGTGAAAAATTTTTTATTTTTGTGTAGGCCAGATAAAACCTGACCTACACGTGGACTCTATAATATCTCGGATAGAGTTCTCACTTCTGTAAATGTTTCCTCAACAACTGGATTTACTCCTCTCTTTGCATTTTGATCCCAGTACGATGGTTTCTCTAGCTCAACAAATTCTATCTGATCAAGGTCTTTCATACGGAATGGATTTTTATCCTCTGGAAAGAATACCTCACATGCTTTCAGAAAATGGTCGTAAGTAATTTGTCGAGTACTTTCTTTGATTGCAAGGAATGCAGCTTGATCGATAACATTCCTTAAAACCCGCAAATTGCCACGACTCACCACAAAAAGTCGAAGAGATATTTCTCGACTCTTCAAATTCGCTTTTTCTTCAAACCCAAGCTTCTCGTCCAATTCATCCAGAAAGTTGAGATAAATTGCCTTTTTTGGTTTGTCTGAGATGATAAATGGAGACAGATATCTTCTACGAAGAAAACGACTTGCTAACTGGGAGTTCTGTTCAATGGCATGCAGGCACCAAGGCATCCCAAACAGGATAAAAGGTCTTTTGGTTTCAATGATTAGCCTTTTTAAGCACTCTGTAGCGTCATATACCAATTTTCTACTTTCGTGTTCCAGAAACCCCTGGGCTTCATCAATAATGAAAAGCTCAATACCAAGCTGATCCACATATTTAACTATTAATTGCAGCAGATCCTCCTCATCCAGTTCCTTGTAATCTTCAATCTCCTGACCAATGGCTTTTAGAATCTTGATCAACAGGCCTCTCTCTGACAGTTTCGTAGGCAAGACACAATATACGACAGGCATTATTGATCGATCCGCCTTCTCATAGCGCTTATGGTCATTTCTAAATTTTTCGATTTGTGCTGACTTACCTGCTCCAGTGTCTCCGTAACATAACATGCATGGTGGTTCTCCCCCGTACTTTGCCAGCTCCTTACATTCTTCCATGTCACTAAAAACAAGGTTATGAATCTCCATCCAGATTCGCAGGTCTCTGACGTAAGCACTTCTCTTTTTTTGCCAGTCTGACAGTACTAACGCCATTACTCTTCACCTCCAGAAGAACTCCAAGCTGAACGGTCAATAGGAACATACCAATCATCTTTTTGATCTGATGAATCACTGGAATTGGAGCTCACTGCATTATTTCCAGGCTCCTTGGTTACACTTGTCAAAGAGCCTGTTGAGTTGTCTGCGACTTTGGCATACCTAGCAGCTCTGACAGACGTACTATTTTTTCCGGTTCTTCCATGACTTTCCCAACGCTCAATCTCCTTTCGAACCAACTCTTTGATAGCGTCTCTTGCCGCTACAACGTCATCATGCCTGTATTTCGCACAAATATATTTCCGAGCGTACTTTTTATGTACCTTATGCTGCCATTCAGAGAGACCATCAGCATATTCAAAATCGACAGCAGGTACTTTCAAGTAACGCCGCTCCGATTCATTAAACACATGAATATACCCAAGGTCATCAGGGTCAACTTTGTACATGACCGTACCGCTACCGATTCTGCCTCTCAACATAGCCAGTTCATCTGAGTCATATCGAAGATTTGAATACTGAACACCACCACGACGCAACTTGCTGTACTTGGTTCGACCTAAGATAACATCCAGTCTTTTTGGATCTACATGCCGAGGAGGGAAATCAAGGATAGCTTCCTTCCAGGCAAGGTCAGGAATAATGGTTCCTTTCGCTACTGGTTGCTGCTGATAAATATCCACTACCCAGGTATATAGAATTTCTGTGAAGGTAGTAAAAGTTATTACGGCATTTTTGGCTGGGTCATAGTCACCTCGCTCAAGGATATTGCAGAAGGTTTTACCAGGTAGATCAATCAACAATTGTTTATTGATGGTTCCATATAACCTCTCAACCTTCCCTTTCAGCCACGGCTTTTGTACAGGATTATATTGGGTCTGGATGTTTAACTCTGCCAGAACAACCTCAAGGTCTTTTGACCAAAACTCTTTTCCATTATCAAAAACAAACAGCTCTGGCACACCAGAGCAAATCCATGGATTCTGTATCTCCGGATATTTTTCACTAATATAATTTTTGGGAATAATTATCGACTTGAGCAGCTTTATAAGAGACAAAAAGCTCGGTGGATGAAAGCCTATATAGAAGCCAGTAATAGAGCGAGACAAAGCATCTATGGAAGTAGTCAGCCAGGGACGTCCAAGAGGTAGGAAGTTCTCATCATCAACAACAAAGACATCAAGCTTCGTATGATCGACTTCTACTCGTTGTAAAACCCTTTCTAGGTTCAAGGACTTACCTGTAGAAGAAAACTCAATATCAGCCTTTCTCTTTCCTTCTCTTGCCATCATCAATTCATAGGGCGGCTCAGCTTTTATACGTTTTCGGAATATGTCATAGCAAGGTGTTTTGAGTTTTTCATCTTCAGATCTTTGCTTGTTCGCCTTTGTTATATAACCATCAAGGTTATCCCACGCTTCCTGAATCGATATACGTTCTTTGGTCTTGTATGTTTCTATTGCCTGCTTTATGAAATCCTCAACTTCCTCTGGTAGTCTGCTGGTATGATTTCCCTGCTTAATATAATCCGTAAATAATGCTTTCACTGTTTGACCATTGGAACTGTACGCAGCATTCCAGCGTGCGAGAGTTCTCCAACCAGGAGGTTTTGAGTCATTCAGCTCTCTGGCAATCTTAGGAATTAATGGAGAAAGTGATTTCTCTGTCCAAGAATCAACAGATTTTCGCAATTTACTGACATATTTGAATCTTCGTAGTACTTCTTCTCTTTGCTTTTTGGGTAAGCTGGCTAAATCTTCAGATAAAGAATCCTCTTCCAAGCTTTCTGGACTATTGATCACAAACTCAACTCTTCCAGCAGCCAGACTGGTTTCAATCTCTTCTATGCTTTTTTTGAGAACCTCACCACTTTGCAAAAGATCTCTTAGAGCAAGCTCCTTTTCATTGCGATTCTCCACTCGAAAAAGTTTTTCAACTTGCGTTTCCTCCTCTGGAAAAAACTTAAACACAGTTCCTTCAGTGAAACGCTGGACGATGGTCATGGCATATTCTCACTACAGAGTCTTTGGTCAAGGGAGAAGTATCTAAGTCAGTGGTCAACTCGTTTCTGGCAAGAAGGTCATATGCCAGCGGAAGAAAATAAGGTAGCTCCATATCAGACAGAACAGCATGATCCTGAAGACTTAGTTGCTGTTCTTCGTTTGATCTCACTATTTCAATTATTTTTCTTTGTTCTGATGCTAGAACACCACCAGTCCTATACCTGTGCAGTATTTTCAGATTATTTAGGTAAGGCTGTCTCCGGATATACTCTTCAGTCCACAACAAGAGCTGAGTGCCTGAACGTTCTGCAGCAGCCTTCATGCAATGAAAACGCTCCAGAAAATCTTTCCGCCTGGCAACTCTCTCTGGTTTAACCTCTATATATGGTCTTTCACCTCCTATCATTCGAGACAGAAAATCAGGGGTATATCTGCAAATGCGACCTTCAAAAACATACTCATAACCCTCAGGCTGGGACTCATAGGAGAGTACCTTTGAGCTGTATTCAAGAGGGTAACAACTATCAAATTCGAGCGCTGATTCAGTGAGGATCGTTGAAGGGTTCTTGAGGCTAACGAAACGATGAATATTGTTAACCTTGGATTTTCCGAGTTTTCTACGATACATAAAAAAGACCCCGGTCATACAACACCAGAAGTATTGTTGCCGGGGTCTGTTTTGTCAAAGTCGTCGTTTTATGTCATTCCTAAACGTTTTATGTCACGTTATGGAAGTATCAACACACACGGCGACAACTTTTTTTAATCACCTGCATCCTATCACTGTTTACCCATAAACTCAGGATAAGCTTCCATACCACATTCGGTCAGGTCAGCACCTTCATACTCTTCTTCTTCAGTGATACGCAGACCGATTATCTGTTTGATAACAGCCCAGACGATCAGGGAAGCGATGAATACCCAGGCGAAGATGGAGGCGATACCTAACAACTGGGCACCGAAAGTTGCACCGTCGTTGGTCAGAGGCACTGCCAGCAGACCCCAGATACCTACAACACCGTGTACAGAAATGGCACCCACTGGGTCGTCGATGCGCAGCTTGTCCAGAGCCAGAATGGCAAAGACAACCAGAGCACCACCGACACCACCGATCAGAGTGGCAGATACAGCGCTTGGTGTCAGCGGCTCAGCCGTGATGGATACCAGACCGGCCAGAGCACCGTTCAGAGCCATGGTCAGGTCAGCCTTACCGAACAGGATACGAGCTACGATCAGGGCAGCAATGACACCGCCAGCAGCACCAGCGTTAGTGTTGACAAAGATCTGGGCGACAGCGTTCGCATTTTCAACATCAGACAGTTTCAGCTGAGAACCCCCATTGAAGCCGAACCATCCCAGCCACAGAATAAAGGTACCCAGAGTAGCGAGAGGCAGGTTGGCACCAGGGATCGCATTAACAGCGCCGTCTTTACCGTATTTGCCTTTGCGAGCACCCAACAGCAGCACACCTGCCAGAGCGGCAGCAGCACCGGCCATGTGGACAACACCGGAACCTGCAAAGTCCTGGAAGTTAGCTTCGTTCAGGAACCCACCACCCCATTTCCAGAAGCCCTGTACGGGATAAATGAAGCCAGTCATGAAGACCGCAAACAGCAGGAAAGACCAGAGCTTCATGCGCTCTGCAACTGCACCGGAAACGATGGACATTGCAGTCGCAACAAAGACCACCTGGAAGAAGAAGTCTGAACGTGCAGAGTAGTAGGGCGCATCATCACCACCGGCAGTTACCGCTGCAACCGTGTTTTCATTACCAATCAGAGAACCAAGGACCGGCAGGATACCGCCTTCATTGGTTCCAGGATACATAATGGCGTAACCACAGAGCAGATACATGGTACAGGCAATTGCAAACAGGGCGATATTTTTAGTAAGAATTTCAACCGTGTTTTTAGAACGGACCAGGCCGGCTTCGAGCATGGCAAAACCAGCTGCCATCCACATTACCAGCGCACCGGACATAAGAAAGTAGAAAGTATCGAGTGCGTACGACACTTGAGCCAGATTTTCCACAGGGCTCCTCCCAAAAAAGTTCAGCAGATAAGTAGTCTTTTGCTACGGCGTTTGTGCCCTGGAAACAGCCTCCTTGACTCGAAAACTGTTTCCACATTAGCCATTTTTATTTTTGCGAATGCCGTCTGATGCTTTTAGTGTATCTGAAGCAAACGACAAAGCTTGTTTATTGTTGTGCATGCACCCTGAGAACCATGAGCTTCCTGACTATGGTCTCTTGCTGCTCTGTAAATCAAATAGCGTCTTCGCCAGTTTCGTTAGTTCTGATCCGAATCGCCTGCTCCAGATTAGTAACGAAGATCTTTCCGTCACCAATCTTGCCTGTGTTGGCAGCCGAAGAAATGGCTTCGATCACCTGATCCAGCAGGTCATCTGCAATGCCGACCTCCAGCTTGACCTTGGGCAGAAAATCAACCACATATTCAGCTCCACGATAGAGCTCAGTATGTCCTTTCTGTCGACCGAACCCCTTAACTTCGGTGACAGTGATACCCTGAACACCAATCTCGGACAAAGCCTCTCGCACGTCGTCCAGTTTGAATGGCTTAATGATGGCTGATACCAACTTCATAAAAGCTCTCCTGAGTGAATCCTGTTGGCCAACAGGGAAAATCCGGACATTGTTATTGTGATCCGCGCTCCCAGCCCCAAGTATTCAGCTGATCTAATTTCCAACTGAGTTTGGTGGCTTATATGCAGACACTGTGCCAAATTTTGAAAACAACCTGTCAAAAGGGCTTCTGGAGTGAAAAAGGCCCATTCCAGTTCACTCGTTAAATTGTACGCACCAAAAAAGCCCGCCTCTCACACCTCCTGCACTCAAATCGCGCATTTCTTTAGTGCAATGGATCATCATCTGCCTCTGAGACAAAGCCTGCTAACTGCTTGGACAACATTGCCGTAACTGCAAAACGTAAGCCCCAATCTTCAGCGCCCCGTTCTGGCGCATCATCCCAATAACGCACACCACCTGCGATGCTCACCGATAGCTGGCCTATGCGTACTATTTTTGACAGCACAGCATTTACCGAAATATTCCATTGACTATTTTCCCAATCGTAAGCGCTTTCGGTTTGTAGCGAATATGTCCGGCCTTGCAACCGTCGTGTATCAGACAAACTGTAACCATTTTTGATTGCTCGCACCGAGAAATCTTCGGTTGACGTGGCGTAAGGGTCGTCTCCGTTATCCGCAGCGTTGAGACTGTTTGAGACGATAAAACTCGCAGACAGAGAGAACCAGCCGAGGGCAGATACAGGTTTGATTTGAGTCTTCGGCATAAGCCAAATCCATGAACTCATCGGGTCACTATTCATGGAGCAACCAATAATTTAGCACATAAAAGCAGACACGGCGAAATAGCTGCTTGTGGTATCATCACCAACGGTTTTTAATCACAGCAATTGCAGGAATAATCGATGATCGACAAAGCCTCCCTTATCGGTAGTATTGCCGGCAAAGCAGGACAGGTTCTGGGTGGGCAGAAAAGCCAAACCCGGGAAGATATTGAGCACAACATCAAGGCAATGGTGAGCAGTGCTCTGGCCAAATTTGAACTGGTCAACCGTGACGAGTTTGATGCCCAAGTCGCCGTTCTGAAGCACACCCGTGAAAGACTGGAAGCCCTTGAAAAGAAAGTGGCCGAATTGGAAAAAGCGGAACCGTCTGACTCCTGCTGTTGATGTCATTGGCCGTTCTTGCCCTGAGAACGGCTGACCCACGCCCTGCCCTGCCCGTTTTTACTCTTCACTGACATTTTTTACTATTTGAGAAAAACTTTAAAATCAATAACTTAAGTAACAACCACGATTATCCCCCTCGGTAGTTATCCCTATAGAGATACTACTTTCTTCGCTATAGCATTGCTCTACAAATTAAGGCGGCCGCCTCAATATCATGGGGTGGCAAGGGCCATATCCCAACAAAGACAGAATGGCCTCAAGGACAAATAGTGAAAATCTCAGGAGAACAATCACTATGAAACGCGCACTTTCAATGTTTACTCTGCTGATGACCATGCTGATGTCTGGCTTTGCACAGACCGCTTCAGCCGCTGGCTGGGAACTGCTGGGCGAAAAGAAAGTCAGTCGTCGTGCAGAAGTAGACACCATCCGTGTTGGTCTGAGAGACGGTGCTTTCAAGCGTATTCAATTCAAGGTCAAAGGGGCTGACGTGGATTTCGACAAAGTGATCGTTCACTACGAGAACGGTCAAAGCCGTGAAGTAGCCATCCGCAGCAAAGTCAGAAAAGGCGGCAGCTCTCGCGTCATTGATCTGCCCGGTAAAGCAAGGGCCATTGAAAAAGTCAGATTCTACTACGACACCGAAGGAACCGGACGCGCTCAGGCCAACGTTCTGCTCATGGGTAAGTCTGCCTGATGACAGACAATCGAGAAGTGGCAGCTGAACGATTGTAAAGCTTCCGGGTCTGGAGCCATTTAGCTTCAGACCTCTCTGGAGAGAACCCATATGATAAAACGACTGTTTACGTTTTTAGTTTTAGTTACCACCTTTTCAACGGGCTCAACGGTGGTCCATGCAAGCCCGGGCAATAATGACCGGGATGAAATCCGTGAAGAGCGCCGTGACGATCGTCAAGATAATCGTGAAGAGCGCCGCGACGATCGTCAAGATAATCGTGAAGAGCGCCGCGACGATCGTCAAGATAATCGTGAAGAAAGCCGTGACGACCGTCAGGATAATCGTGAAGAGCGTCGCGACGACCGCCAGGATAATAGAGAAGACAGAAGGGACGATCGTCAAGACCACCGTCATAATCGCTGGGATGGTCCAAAGGTCATCAAGAACAACCTGGTTGTTGTAGCCCCAAGAAAAAGGGTGATCAGAAACAATATTGTTGTGGTAAGAAACTATGGTAACTCATACTACGGCTATGGCCATTACCACGATGACAATGACGCCTATAAATGGCTGGCGTTTACCGCCATCACGCTGAAAATTCTCGACAACATCAATGAAGCGGCGCAGCGTGCTCACGAAGAAGCCCAGATCAAAGCCACTTCAGCGCCGGTCGGTGAAAAGATCATCTGGGATGAAGGCGATGCTTCCGGCTATGTTGTTACTACCAAAGAAGGCAAAAGTGCCTCCAGCGGTCTGGTTTGCCGTGAATTTCAACAGTCCATTACGGTAGGTGGTCAAACCGAGGATGCCTGGGGACAGGCCTGCCTGCAGGAAGACGGTTCCTGGAAAATCATCAACTGACCTCTGCACCGGCCAGCCTGCTGGCCGGACACTTCTGCCAGCAAATCCCTGAATCACTGCTATTCTGAACCCTTCAGCTTTGCAAAGGCATTCCATTGCGGTGTGCCAAAACAACAAAAACAAGCACAAAAAGAAGGGAGTGTTTATGTCGCGGCTCGCTGTTGTTCAAACCCGCGCCAAAACCGGACTGGACGCACCTGCGGTATCGGTTGAAGTCCATTTGTCGGCAGGTCTGCCAGCTCTGAATATGGTCGGTCTTCCGGAAGCCGCTGTTCGTGAAAGCAAAGACAGGGTAAGAAGTGCCATCCTCAACAGTGGCTTTGAGTTTCCGGTTTCCCGTATTACCGTGAATCTGGCACCCGCTGATCTTCCCAAAGAAGGCGGTCGCTTTGATCTGCCTATCGCTCTGGGTATTCTGGCGGCATCGGGCCAGCTTAAACCTGAGTCTCTGGCAGGTTACGAGTTTCTTGGTGAGCTGGCCCTGTCGGGCGCACTGAGACCGATCACCGGCTCATTGCCAGCATCCATAGCCTGCAGCCAATCGGCTCACACACTGCTGCTGCCCCAGATGAATGCACAAGCGGCAGCCCTTTGCCCCGATGCCAGAGTGTTGGGGGCAGAAAACCTGCTGGGAGTCTGCGCTCATCTCACCGGTAATCAACATCTTACAGAAGCCATCTGCAACAGGAATGAATCCCCTGTCGATTATCCTGATCTGCTGGATGTAAGGGGGCAACAACAGGCTAAACGGGGTCTGATGACGGCCGCCGCTGGTGCTCACCATCTGATTTTCTACGGCCCTCCGGGAACCGGCAAAACCATGCTGGCCAGTCGCCTGCCCGGGATTCTTCCCGAGATGAATGACCAGGAAGCTCTGGAAGTGGCCGCCATACATACTTTGTCTTCCTATAGCCAGCCCCCTTCATGGAAGCAGCGACCCTTTCGCAACCCCCATCATACCGCTTCAGCCGTCGCCCTGGTGGGTGGAGGCAGCCAACCCCGACCAGGAGAGATTTCCTTTGCGCACAACGGTGTTCTGTTCCTGGATGAACTGCCGGAGTTTCAAAAGGTAGCCCTGGAAGTACTGAGAGAACCCCTGGAAACCCGCGAAGTGGTTATTTCCCGGGCCAAAGGTCAGGCCAGCTTCCCTGCCGGCTTTCAGTTAATTGCCGCTATGAACCCCTGCCCCTGTGGATATCTTGGCGATCCACAGAAAGCCTGCCAGTGTTCTGCAGAGCAGGTCAGGCGTTATAAACGAAAACTGTCAGGCCCTTTACTGGATCGCATTGACTTACAGATAGAGGTCTCCAGTCAGAAAACGGAGCGACTTTTTGAAAACCCGCCTGAAGATGAAAACCTGTCAACTGAAAAAATACGTCAGCAGGTGATTAAGGCAAGGTCTATCCAGCAGCGCAGGCAGGGGAAACTCAACGCCCGTTTGTCTGCCAGCGAGATGAATGAATACTGTTCACTGAATAAAAAAGAACAGGATTTCATGACCCGGCTGTGTGACAAACTGGGTTACTCCGCCAGAGCCGTACACCGAATACTGAGAGTAGCCCGAACTCTGGCGGATCTTGAGGAAAAAGACATTCAACAAAAACATCTTGCTGAAGCGGTGCATTACAGGAAGCTGGATCGTGAACCGGGTTAACCGATGACCTCTTTCTGTTTTAAAGCTATTTTTTCAATCTCTGGCTATCAGTTACCGGCTCTGGCAAATCATGCATCGGTTAGCTCTTACTTCCAGGTTCACACCCTGAGAGTATTAATGTTCCTGCCAGTACATGCTTTCGGAAACGGCTTTAATCAATCGACTGATGTCTTCCGGATACACTTCTCCGATATTGCCGATTCTGAAACAGTCGGCATCGGAGACTTTACCCGGATAAATAACGAAACCTTTCCCTTTCAGCTGCTCATAAAAGCGCAGGAATTCATAATCCGGGTGCTCTGGAGAGTAAAAAGAAGTAATAAACGGAGAGTGCAGTTCACTGTCTAACAGACACTGGAAGCCCAGCTCATTCATACCCTGGACGAGCAAACGCTGATTGCTGAAGTAACGCTTGTGGCGGGCAGCAATGCCCCCCTCTTCATTTAACTCAGCCAGGGCTTGATGGAAAGCCCTTACGGTGTGGGTAGGAGAGGTAAAACGCCACTTACCGTGATTCTTCTCCATACATTGCCACTGA
This window harbors:
- a CDS encoding transposase family protein; the protein is MTIVQRFTEGTVFKFFPEEETQVEKLFRVENRNEKELALRDLLQSGEVLKKSIEEIETSLAAGRVEFVINSPESLEEDSLSEDLASLPKKQREEVLRRFKYVSKLRKSVDSWTEKSLSPLIPKIARELNDSKPPGWRTLARWNAAYSSNGQTVKALFTDYIKQGNHTSRLPEEVEDFIKQAIETYKTKERISIQEAWDNLDGYITKANKQRSEDEKLKTPCYDIFRKRIKAEPPYELMMAREGKRKADIEFSSTGKSLNLERVLQRVEVDHTKLDVFVVDDENFLPLGRPWLTTSIDALSRSITGFYIGFHPPSFLSLIKLLKSIIIPKNYISEKYPEIQNPWICSGVPELFVFDNGKEFWSKDLEVVLAELNIQTQYNPVQKPWLKGKVERLYGTINKQLLIDLPGKTFCNILERGDYDPAKNAVITFTTFTEILYTWVVDIYQQQPVAKGTIIPDLAWKEAILDFPPRHVDPKRLDVILGRTKYSKLRRGGVQYSNLRYDSDELAMLRGRIGSGTVMYKVDPDDLGYIHVFNESERRYLKVPAVDFEYADGLSEWQHKVHKKYARKYICAKYRHDDVVAARDAIKELVRKEIERWESHGRTGKNSTSVRAARYAKVADNSTGSLTSVTKEPGNNAVSSNSSDSSDQKDDWYVPIDRSAWSSSGGEE
- a CDS encoding ammonium transporter yields the protein MENLAQVSYALDTFYFLMSGALVMWMAAGFAMLEAGLVRSKNTVEILTKNIALFAIACTMYLLCGYAIMYPGTNEGGILPVLGSLIGNENTVAAVTAGGDDAPYYSARSDFFFQVVFVATAMSIVSGAVAERMKLWSFLLFAVFMTGFIYPVQGFWKWGGGFLNEANFQDFAGSGVVHMAGAAAALAGVLLLGARKGKYGKDGAVNAIPGANLPLATLGTFILWLGWFGFNGGSQLKLSDVENANAVAQIFVNTNAGAAGGVIAALIVARILFGKADLTMALNGALAGLVSITAEPLTPSAVSATLIGGVGGALVVFAILALDKLRIDDPVGAISVHGVVGIWGLLAVPLTNDGATFGAQLLGIASIFAWVFIASLIVWAVIKQIIGLRITEEEEYEGADLTECGMEAYPEFMGKQ
- a CDS encoding accessory factor UbiK family protein, producing the protein MIDKASLIGSIAGKAGQVLGGQKSQTREDIEHNIKAMVSSALAKFELVNRDEFDAQVAVLKHTRERLEALEKKVAELEKAEPSDSCC
- a CDS encoding TniB family NTP-binding protein, with translation MALVLSDWQKKRSAYVRDLRIWMEIHNLVFSDMEECKELAKYGGEPPCMLCYGDTGAGKSAQIEKFRNDHKRYEKADRSIMPVVYCVLPTKLSERGLLIKILKAIGQEIEDYKELDEEDLLQLIVKYVDQLGIELFIIDEAQGFLEHESRKLVYDATECLKRLIIETKRPFILFGMPWCLHAIEQNSQLASRFLRRRYLSPFIISDKPKKAIYLNFLDELDEKLGFEEKANLKSREISLRLFVVSRGNLRVLRNVIDQAAFLAIKESTRQITYDHFLKACEVFFPEDKNPFRMKDLDQIEFVELEKPSYWDQNAKRGVNPVVEETFTEVRTLSEIL
- a CDS encoding YifB family Mg chelatase-like AAA ATPase, with product MSRLAVVQTRAKTGLDAPAVSVEVHLSAGLPALNMVGLPEAAVRESKDRVRSAILNSGFEFPVSRITVNLAPADLPKEGGRFDLPIALGILAASGQLKPESLAGYEFLGELALSGALRPITGSLPASIACSQSAHTLLLPQMNAQAAALCPDARVLGAENLLGVCAHLTGNQHLTEAICNRNESPVDYPDLLDVRGQQQAKRGLMTAAAGAHHLIFYGPPGTGKTMLASRLPGILPEMNDQEALEVAAIHTLSSYSQPPSWKQRPFRNPHHTASAVALVGGGSQPRPGEISFAHNGVLFLDELPEFQKVALEVLREPLETREVVISRAKGQASFPAGFQLIAAMNPCPCGYLGDPQKACQCSAEQVRRYKRKLSGPLLDRIDLQIEVSSQKTERLFENPPEDENLSTEKIRQQVIKARSIQQRRQGKLNARLSASEMNEYCSLNKKEQDFMTRLCDKLGYSARAVHRILRVARTLADLEEKDIQQKHLAEAVHYRKLDREPG
- a CDS encoding DUF2541 family protein, with the translated sequence MKRALSMFTLLMTMLMSGFAQTASAAGWELLGEKKVSRRAEVDTIRVGLRDGAFKRIQFKVKGADVDFDKVIVHYENGQSREVAIRSKVRKGGSSRVIDLPGKARAIEKVRFYYDTEGTGRAQANVLLMGKSA
- the glnK gene encoding P-II family nitrogen regulator; translation: MKLVSAIIKPFKLDDVREALSEIGVQGITVTEVKGFGRQKGHTELYRGAEYVVDFLPKVKLEVGIADDLLDQVIEAISSAANTGKIGDGKIFVTNLEQAIRIRTNETGEDAI
- a CDS encoding TnsA endonuclease N-terminal domain-containing protein, which translates into the protein MTGVFFMYRRKLGKSKVNNIHRFVSLKNPSTILTESALEFDSCYPLEYSSKVLSYESQPEGYEYVFEGRICRYTPDFLSRMIGGERPYIEVKPERVARRKDFLERFHCMKAAAERSGTQLLLWTEEYIRRQPYLNNLKILHRYRTGGVLASEQRKIIEIVRSNEEQQLSLQDHAVLSDMELPYFLPLAYDLLARNELTTDLDTSPLTKDSVVRICHDHRPAFH